In Pseudoalteromonas xiamenensis, the following are encoded in one genomic region:
- a CDS encoding 1-acylglycerol-3-phosphate O-acyltransferase, with amino-acid sequence MLAVVRIIAMAIFIVMSALCGLVLCLFKPFHKNNVHIVASWFGSMARILGVNVVINRAPGVDEIGPAIYIANHQNNYDLFTLPGAVPKNTVSMGKKSLKWIPFFGQLYWLSGNILIDRGNRSKAVGTLGKAASKIKEDGVSVWMFPEGTRSYGRGLLPFKTGAFHTALNAKVPVVPVCMNSTHKLIKLNRWDNGTIFIDMMEPLMLDESVSARDHAQATHELMAQRIAHLDDKVREANGKLA; translated from the coding sequence TTGCTTGCTGTAGTTCGAATTATCGCGATGGCGATATTTATCGTGATGAGCGCTTTATGCGGTCTAGTGCTTTGTTTATTCAAACCATTCCACAAAAATAACGTACATATTGTGGCCTCATGGTTTGGTAGCATGGCGCGTATTTTAGGTGTCAACGTTGTGATTAATCGTGCACCTGGTGTTGATGAAATTGGTCCTGCTATTTACATTGCTAATCATCAAAACAACTATGACTTGTTTACTTTGCCAGGGGCTGTGCCAAAAAACACGGTAAGTATGGGGAAGAAAAGCTTAAAATGGATCCCATTTTTTGGGCAGCTTTATTGGCTTTCTGGCAACATTCTAATCGATCGTGGCAATCGCTCTAAAGCGGTTGGTACACTTGGTAAAGCGGCGAGTAAAATAAAAGAAGATGGTGTTTCCGTGTGGATGTTCCCTGAGGGAACTCGAAGCTATGGACGTGGACTACTACCGTTTAAAACCGGCGCTTTCCATACTGCGCTAAATGCCAAGGTTCCTGTCGTTCCCGTATGTATGAATTCAACACATAAGCTTATAAAGCTAAATCGTTGGGACAATGGTACAATATTCATCGATATGATGGAGCCTTTGATGCTCGATGAGAGTGTAAGTGCACGAGATCATGCACAAGCGACTCACGAATTGATGGCACAAAGAATTGCACACCTTGATGATAAAGTGAGAGAAGCGAATGGAAAATTGGCGTGA
- the rraB gene encoding ribonuclease E inhibitor RraB, with the protein MENWREISEDIVESLLEDGSNPEVLYEVEHHFVCEDFDKLEQAALAAFKLGYDVEEPAELELEEGGTIWGFDIVVECELDVEAIMEDVDKLAALATQTGVEYDGWGTYFQE; encoded by the coding sequence ATGGAAAATTGGCGTGAGATCAGCGAAGACATCGTTGAGTCGTTGCTAGAAGATGGTTCTAACCCTGAAGTGTTGTATGAAGTGGAACACCACTTTGTATGTGAAGACTTTGATAAATTAGAACAAGCCGCATTAGCCGCTTTTAAACTCGGATACGATGTTGAAGAGCCAGCCGAATTAGAACTGGAAGAAGGCGGTACTATTTGGGGCTTTGATATCGTTGTTGAATGTGAGCTAGACGTTGAAGCGATCATGGAAGACGTTGATAAATTGGCAGCGCTTGCAACACAAACTGGTGTTGAATACGACGGCTGGGGCACTTACTTTCAAGAGTAA